The following nucleotide sequence is from Pararge aegeria chromosome 13, ilParAegt1.1, whole genome shotgun sequence.
TAGGTTGAGACGAAATAgtggaatatattatattatcaaaaatccGTGCTCATTTTAATGCTCAGCAAGAaatgaaagtgtatttgttggAAAGGTCAGAAAATATCAgtcacttttataatttttttttgtattcgattGGTAAATTCTTAAGATTATATCTAGGGTATTAAACATTATGCTACGACCCTAAACAGCCAAACAAACGTAGTTGTAACGCAGGTAGACGTGTCGAAGCAGTTTCGCGTCAATAAAACCTTGTTGAAGTTGTCCTATTGTTGTTGTCGTTGTCTTAATCcatgtattaaatataaactgGGAGGATCGTCTTATATACGAGACGAAGACGAGACGAAGATACCCGGCTTTCTGTATCGATTacgtattgacggccgattggcgcagtgggcagcgaccctgcttcctgagtccaacgccgtgggttcgattcccgcaactggacaatatttgtgtgatgaacatgaatgcttactttgggactagatggcgatattttcgtagtatatttatttatttattttagtatagagGGCCTATAGCCTTGCGTTATCATTAATAAGGATTAGGTATTTTGGGGAAGTTTCTAATCgatttaatgtcaaaataaccATGACTTGTTATGTATTGTaatttatacctacctataaatatTGCCTTGGTTTAAAAATTTACACTGTATTAGGtggaaaatgtaacaaaaaataaacaagtccATCGGAATAAATTTATTGATGGATATCTAATAatgtcaatatatttattaaaataatatttaatcttcGTTCGATAAAAACTTGCCAATAAAATCACATCGTTTCGGTTCCAGAGTGGGATGCCAGTGGGCCATGACGTGGCCCTTCTGTTGCCATTGATGCGTTATCTCCTTCAGATTCATAAAgccctaaaaataaaaacgcgtctatatttttttgtgttttgggTCACGCGTGTTTTATTCAACTTTACCgaacttgtgttttatttatgatgtcccgattaagttaagtttataCCTCACTGCAAATTATTGTATGAACATGGACAATTTAATTCAATCGGGTAAAACTGATCATTTTTTATGCGGTTTTTTAATAGTAGATACATACATTTccttaaatgtaaatatatttttgaccttcgtaataaaaaacatttaatttgatcaaattattcacaattcataCCGGACATACAGGTTGCAAACaatagataaacaaacaaatatgttATGGTATTTATTGGTAAGTAttgatatttgtatatttattacccTTCTAATTTTAGGAGGGTGcactgtagtaggccggtaaagggttgatgtgatgtgaCCATAATGATGAttgatatttgaaaaatattgaactatgaacataaataggatATTTAAACAAGACCTTAATAACCAGTATGTCAATAACACGCAGATCCGTGACGCAGGCATTCTTATAGAAATACTCCCTTAACTTGATTCTGCAGTCCTGAGGAGTTTTAGGGATGTCCATGTGTCTAACTGTGAAAACAACATATGAGATCATGAAGCCAGAAGAATAATCATCAGCTCCGAATTCCTATCACAAGCGCAATGTTGCCTGAAAACCTCCAAGAGAAAGAGTATCGCGACTATTTCGTCGCGAGACTTTCCACGATGTAATCGGCTTTTGGATATTGCCGCTCTTgggtaatatttaatttgatggCAGGGCCAAACTATCGCTGTGACAGTTGTACCTACTACAGATTTTGGTTTTCTAAAGAATTGTGCACCGATTTtagattaaaacaatttttcgtTACGCGAAAACGACTCTATGATTGCGAGGGTTCCTATGAACAACAGTCATATGTAAAATGAGTTTGTAGCGGGTCAACTCGGCCGTCCGACGGGGCAACGAATGCAGAGAATTTCAGGTTCCCCTTACGATGCTCCGGGCTACTCCTGCGATGCAGTAATCCGGCTCGGCTTTGGTTTTGTTCCGGTGTTGTGTCGGTATACCCATAAAACAGTTATGACGTAATGCTGTGAGATGTAGCGTCCTTTTATAATTCGGATTCAGTTTACTCGTATGAAACGTTtattatccacgtttctgatacaaACAAATAAGGGGTGGAGAGCTCTTCGGGtaagtttttttcatttgaggcgtaggtgttaagacatatgtgcctgtaataacaccagcaaacgcgcccttcagaccggcagggtgattacgaaTGTCGCGACAGCgaaggcgtaaatcttgcaatcaatgctgtcaaacgtcacttttgtttatttattgtatgaaaacgatacgtaatcaccctgccgaacACAGCATTGCCAAAATGTTGCGTGGCGGTAGAAAATAAGCATTGCGATAGTACTTCCGGGAAACAAAAAAGTTCAAGGTACTTATACTAAACTTGTTACCTCACGACCTATCTTTTTTCCTAATCATTGCTTCCTATCAAGAAAGTTGTACAGCACGTGCCTTATTACTTAAAAGTGAAGAAGGTTCAGACACCTTCTTTCTATTGAAGAAACTCTGATCTAGGGATCAAAGAATCCCCGAAAGAAGGTGTATTCGTGTAtacagtaagtaggtacttatacaaAGGACATCGCAGTCAC
It contains:
- the LOC120628912 gene encoding NADH dehydrogenase [ubiquinone] 1 alpha subcomplex subunit 6-like, whose amino-acid sequence is MAGRETVKAGFKIAKPVLSADCCEAHRRVMSLYRAYFRFIPYLVRHMDIPKTPQDCRIKLREYFYKNACVTDLRVIDILVIKGFMNLKEITHQWQQKGHVMAHWHPTLEPKRCDFIGKFLSNED